The Acinetobacter defluvii genome includes a region encoding these proteins:
- a CDS encoding KAP family P-loop NTPase fold protein translates to MSEQNQVNWQRTNLDHIEQAWEGDLWDRKRLGEQLTRYVDRLNCGAVLALDARWGEGKTWFVRHWKKHLEEEQHNVIYLDAFANDYLEDPFLVISSEITSCLSKDDDVDQNHIDNFKEKAATAYQALLPSLPKVLLTLGLNLISGGVLGTLAQQVHESGEKVIESATDVLGDKIKESIEAKIENHEADKNTLQAFKQELAQLADELDKPLVFIVDELDRCRPDFAIRLIERIKHFFDIPKIVFVLVMDKTQFSKVVCHNYGYDEKLGEEYLDKFVDFSVKLKYENLDYLKQKDEIKTLFNLLGFQGEKEINAYVEDIGMYVKYKKTSIREIKKNINLFALLYQNQTIKSSLILFSIFFKSELMNVESNDEMVQLLVSPINADPKFNVNLDLFNNQFTHHQITSEMNSLGNYSILYFVFGILNRRFTQEKSYDFLDQNYDFCPLHLTSKKKVLSSLERICRKSYLSRYMAGCE, encoded by the coding sequence ATGTCTGAACAAAACCAAGTGAATTGGCAACGTACAAACTTAGATCATATTGAACAAGCTTGGGAGGGTGATCTTTGGGATCGTAAGCGTTTAGGTGAGCAGCTTACACGTTATGTAGATCGTTTGAATTGTGGGGCTGTACTTGCTTTAGATGCGCGTTGGGGTGAGGGGAAAACATGGTTTGTTCGTCACTGGAAAAAGCATTTAGAAGAAGAACAGCATAATGTGATTTATTTGGATGCTTTTGCAAATGATTATTTGGAAGATCCGTTTTTAGTCATTTCTTCTGAGATTACAAGTTGTTTATCCAAAGATGATGATGTAGATCAAAATCATATTGATAATTTTAAAGAAAAAGCAGCAACAGCTTATCAGGCTCTTTTACCAAGTTTGCCAAAAGTTTTACTTACTTTAGGTTTAAATCTAATTAGTGGTGGAGTATTGGGAACTTTAGCCCAGCAAGTACATGAATCAGGTGAAAAAGTAATTGAGTCTGCAACTGATGTACTTGGCGATAAAATTAAAGAAAGCATCGAAGCAAAAATTGAGAATCATGAAGCTGATAAAAATACACTACAGGCTTTTAAGCAAGAACTTGCTCAATTAGCAGATGAATTAGATAAACCCCTTGTTTTTATTGTTGATGAACTTGATCGTTGTCGTCCTGATTTTGCAATTCGTTTGATTGAGCGGATTAAACACTTTTTTGATATTCCCAAAATAGTTTTTGTTTTAGTGATGGATAAAACTCAATTTTCAAAAGTTGTTTGTCATAACTATGGGTATGATGAAAAATTAGGTGAGGAATATTTAGATAAGTTTGTTGATTTTTCAGTTAAGCTTAAATATGAAAATTTAGATTACTTAAAACAAAAAGATGAAATTAAGACACTTTTTAACTTGCTAGGTTTTCAAGGTGAAAAAGAAATCAATGCCTATGTTGAAGATATTGGAATGTATGTAAAATATAAGAAAACAAGTATTAGAGAAATTAAAAAAAATATAAATTTATTTGCATTGTTATATCAAAATCAAACAATTAAATCCTCATTGATTTTATTTTCTATTTTTTTTAAGAGTGAGTTGATGAATGTTGAATCAAATGATGAGATGGTTCAGTTATTGGTCAGTCCCATAAATGCTGATCCAAAATTTAATGTAAATTTGGATTTGTTCAATAACCAATTTACACATCATCAAATTACTTCAGAAATGAACTCATTGGGGAATTATAGTATTTTATATTTCGTATTTGGGATATTGAATAGGAGATTTACTCAAGAGAAAAGTTATGATTTCTTGGATCAAAATTATGACTTTTGTCCATTACACTTAACGAGTAAAAAAAAAGTTTTATCAAGTTTGGAAAGAATTTGTAGGAAATCATACCTAAGTAGATATATGGCTGGATGTGAGTAA
- a CDS encoding aspartate/glutamate racemase family protein translates to MKTIGLLGGMSWESTDLYYQQINKLIQANYGQLHSAQMVIISVNFAEIEKLQHHGLWHEAGEYLKEKAIQLENAGADCILLCTNTMHKVASYIEDSISIPFIHIADATAKAIQQQNIQKIGLLGTAFTMEQDFYKNRIEEVGIQVIIPKAESRKIVHDIIYEELCLGVIKQKSQQKYMEIVEELIALGAEGIILGCTEICMLIGNQQFSVPLFDTTSIHAKSAVDFVIE, encoded by the coding sequence ATGAAAACAATAGGTTTGCTCGGTGGAATGAGTTGGGAATCTACAGATTTATATTATCAACAAATCAATAAATTGATTCAAGCAAACTATGGGCAATTACATTCTGCTCAAATGGTTATCATCAGTGTAAATTTTGCTGAAATTGAAAAATTACAACACCATGGCTTGTGGCACGAAGCAGGAGAATATTTAAAAGAAAAAGCGATTCAACTTGAAAATGCTGGTGCGGACTGTATTTTATTGTGTACAAATACTATGCACAAAGTTGCTTCTTATATTGAAGATTCAATCTCAATCCCTTTTATTCACATCGCAGATGCAACAGCAAAAGCGATTCAACAACAGAATATTCAAAAAATAGGTTTGCTCGGTACAGCATTTACCATGGAGCAAGACTTTTATAAAAATCGCATAGAAGAAGTTGGTATTCAAGTTATCATCCCAAAAGCTGAAAGTCGGAAAATTGTGCATGATATTATTTATGAAGAATTATGTTTGGGAGTTATAAAGCAAAAGTCTCAGCAAAAATATATGGAGATTGTTGAAGAGTTAATTGCTTTAGGAGCAGAAGGCATCATTTTAGGATGTACTGAAATTTGCATGCTCATAGGTAATCAACAATTTTCAGTCCCACTTTTCGATACAACATCTATACATGCAAAATCGGCAGTTGATTTTGTTATTGAATAA
- a CDS encoding class I SAM-dependent methyltransferase: protein MKAGRVSRTAEAAAALRANHYLNANNPVFSDPYAIEMTNARWRFLLKNGLFRKTLNSTFMNQTFGKLTGQVVGRSRYTEDLLIQAIEQHNIQQYVLVGAGLDSFVLRLAKQFPNLKIFEVDHPDTQKTKIQQLKSVLKSKQLPTNVEFVSIDFEKEKLADALLRSQYQPNEKAFFSWLGTTHYLTPETTLGTLQNIASIAPSGSELVMDYSIDYKELQGIERYGAFALTHFTRFLKEPLIGAFTTQDLHQAVEKMGYVVAEDLSGVDITERYFHDRADHIHHTHGSHLIHLKIT from the coding sequence ATGAAAGCAGGACGAGTCAGTCGAACCGCAGAAGCAGCCGCAGCATTGCGCGCCAATCATTATCTCAATGCCAATAACCCTGTATTCTCTGATCCTTATGCTATTGAAATGACCAATGCACGTTGGCGTTTTCTGCTCAAAAATGGCTTATTTCGTAAAACTTTAAATTCCACTTTTATGAATCAAACTTTTGGCAAACTCACAGGACAAGTCGTTGGACGCTCTCGCTATACCGAAGACTTGTTAATACAAGCGATTGAACAGCATAATATTCAACAATATGTTTTAGTTGGTGCTGGATTGGACTCATTTGTACTGCGATTAGCAAAACAATTTCCTAACTTAAAAATATTTGAAGTAGATCATCCTGATACGCAAAAAACTAAAATCCAACAACTCAAATCTGTTTTAAAATCTAAACAACTACCTACCAATGTTGAATTTGTCAGCATTGATTTTGAAAAAGAAAAACTGGCTGATGCCCTACTTCGAAGTCAGTATCAACCTAACGAAAAAGCATTCTTCTCATGGTTGGGAACTACACATTATTTAACACCTGAAACGACATTGGGAACATTACAAAACATTGCCTCTATTGCGCCTTCGGGTAGTGAATTGGTCATGGACTATTCGATTGATTATAAAGAATTACAAGGCATTGAGCGTTATGGGGCTTTTGCTTTAACCCATTTCACTCGCTTTTTAAAAGAGCCTTTGATTGGTGCTTTTACTACTCAAGACTTGCATCAAGCTGTTGAAAAAATGGGTTATGTGGTTGCTGAAGATTTATCTGGTGTTGATATTACTGAACGCTACTTCCATGATCGTGCTGATCATATTCATCATACGCACGGATCGCATTTGATTCATTTAAAAATTACTTAG
- a CDS encoding CatB-related O-acetyltransferase, translating into MTDSIHSPVKHWCEFEFISKTVKNPNIHIKGNYSYYSAYWDQGFERCVVRYLHDKPSTPEKPIDQLYIGNFVCFGAECVIMMGGNQLHRPDWISTFPFDTRSFLPAGDTVIGDGCWIGSRAMIMQGVTLSEGAVVATGAVVTQDVPPYAIVGGVPAKIIKYRFSEEEIEKLLSLKLYEMDEKQFLKMREKLQTEDVRSLLTSSHIST; encoded by the coding sequence ATGACTGATTCCATTCACTCACCTGTGAAACACTGGTGTGAATTTGAGTTTATTTCCAAGACTGTGAAGAATCCGAATATTCACATCAAAGGGAATTATTCTTATTATTCAGCCTATTGGGATCAGGGTTTTGAGCGCTGTGTGGTGCGTTATCTGCATGACAAGCCTTCTACACCTGAAAAGCCCATTGATCAGCTTTATATTGGTAACTTTGTTTGCTTTGGGGCTGAATGCGTCATTATGATGGGCGGCAATCAGTTGCATCGTCCTGATTGGATTTCGACTTTTCCGTTTGATACACGTAGTTTTTTGCCTGCGGGTGATACGGTTATTGGTGATGGTTGTTGGATTGGCAGTCGTGCCATGATCATGCAAGGTGTAACTTTGAGTGAAGGTGCTGTCGTGGCAACAGGTGCTGTTGTTACGCAAGATGTTCCGCCATACGCCATCGTGGGTGGCGTTCCTGCAAAGATTATAAAATATCGTTTTTCTGAAGAAGAGATCGAAAAACTGCTTTCCCTTAAACTCTATGAGATGGATGAAAAGCAGTTTTTAAAGATGCGGGAGAAGTTGCAGACGGAGGATGTAAGAAGCTTACTCACATCCAGCCATATATCTACTTAG
- a CDS encoding FAD-dependent monooxygenase: protein MSDLNKTAADQNNILDVVIIGGGLVGGLTALLLAEGGVQATVLDAAPILDAEKTLSVANPRVLALSQATIHLLKTAQVWDKLARQMPYTGMQVWNKNGYGEINFGQASSQFPSEQQSLGSMVEPSVLNLAIQQTMLEKVKDYRTQIKVIRVEQAVGHWNIQLADGTTLKTKLVIGADGANSFVRDQAFIDLDILDYQQAGLTCAIRTTQPHQYVARQIFHPTGPLAFLPMASLKPEQAEQWISIVWTLPDDYADEYAALDDITFCQLLTRESHHMLGEVLEATPRVKFPLKARAAQRYVKNGLALIGDAAHVIHPLAGQGVNIGCLDAAVLCDVLLHDLKRGVWAHEQTLKRYEHQRKGQNDAMMHSMSAIGFLETSELFPVVWARNFGLKHVENNAVIKERFMAQANGLSSLSHTRYAV from the coding sequence ATGAGTGATTTAAATAAAACTGCAGCAGATCAAAATAATATCTTGGATGTCGTTATCATTGGTGGTGGATTGGTGGGTGGTTTAACTGCTTTATTGCTGGCAGAAGGTGGTGTTCAAGCCACTGTTTTGGATGCTGCACCAATTTTAGATGCTGAAAAAACATTAAGCGTTGCCAACCCTCGTGTTTTGGCACTGAGCCAAGCGACCATTCACTTGCTGAAAACTGCACAGGTTTGGGACAAACTCGCGCGTCAAATGCCCTATACAGGTATGCAGGTCTGGAATAAAAATGGCTATGGCGAGATCAACTTTGGTCAAGCTTCATCGCAGTTTCCATCAGAACAACAAAGCTTGGGTTCAATGGTTGAGCCGAGTGTGTTAAATCTAGCCATTCAACAAACCATGCTTGAAAAAGTTAAAGATTATCGTACTCAGATCAAAGTGATTCGTGTGGAACAAGCTGTCGGTCATTGGAACATTCAACTGGCAGATGGGACGACTTTAAAAACTAAATTGGTGATCGGTGCGGATGGCGCAAACTCTTTTGTACGTGATCAAGCTTTTATTGATCTCGATATTTTAGATTATCAACAAGCAGGTTTAACTTGTGCGATTCGTACCACACAGCCACATCAATATGTAGCTCGTCAGATTTTCCATCCAACAGGTCCACTGGCATTTTTACCTATGGCGAGTTTGAAGCCTGAGCAAGCAGAACAATGGATTTCGATCGTATGGACTTTACCTGATGATTATGCAGATGAATATGCGGCTTTGGATGACATCACATTTTGCCAGTTATTAACCCGTGAAAGTCATCATATGTTGGGTGAGGTACTTGAAGCAACGCCACGGGTAAAATTCCCGCTAAAAGCACGTGCAGCGCAGCGTTATGTGAAAAATGGTTTGGCATTGATCGGGGATGCTGCCCATGTGATTCATCCACTGGCTGGTCAAGGAGTGAATATTGGTTGTTTGGATGCTGCGGTATTGTGTGATGTGTTATTGCACGACTTGAAGCGTGGCGTATGGGCGCATGAGCAAACCTTAAAACGTTATGAACACCAACGTAAAGGGCAGAATGATGCCATGATGCACAGTATGTCAGCGATTGGTTTCTTGGAAACTTCTGAGCTTTTCCCTGTAGTTTGGGCGAGAAATTTTGGTTTAAAACATGTTGAAAATAATGCTGTAATCAAAGAGCGTTTTATGGCGCAAGCCAATGGTTTGTCTAGTTTAAGTCATACACGTTATGCTGTTTAA
- the greA gene encoding transcription elongation factor GreA, whose product MQRYPMTPEGKLALEKELQQLKTVDRPRIIAAIAEAREHGDLKENAEYHAAREQQGFCEGRIQDIEGKLGACQVIDVKELEQTGRVVFGVTVTIENLDTEEQKTYKIVGDDEADFKINKISVNSPIARGLLGKNEGDEAKITTPQGEVEYEIVSVEYL is encoded by the coding sequence ATGCAACGTTATCCTATGACACCTGAAGGCAAATTAGCCTTAGAGAAAGAATTACAGCAACTTAAAACTGTGGATCGTCCACGCATTATTGCGGCAATTGCTGAAGCCCGTGAACATGGGGACTTGAAAGAAAACGCAGAGTATCATGCTGCACGTGAGCAACAAGGTTTCTGTGAAGGTCGTATTCAAGACATCGAAGGTAAACTTGGGGCGTGCCAAGTCATCGATGTAAAAGAACTTGAACAAACAGGTCGTGTCGTTTTTGGGGTGACTGTAACCATTGAAAACCTCGACACTGAAGAGCAAAAAACCTATAAAATCGTAGGCGATGATGAAGCGGATTTTAAAATCAATAAAATCTCTGTGAACTCACCAATTGCACGTGGGCTTTTAGGTAAAAATGAAGGCGATGAAGCAAAAATTACCACGCCACAAGGTGAAGTTGAGTACGAAATCGTCAGTGTTGAGTATCTTTAA
- the ubiH gene encoding 2-octaprenyl-6-methoxyphenyl hydroxylase, protein MQQDVIIVGGGMVGLSLALMLAKSNIAVKLLEAVKYPNYEDGSIAPYHSSFDARNTALSRRTVQIYQKLGLWDALQEHATPILEVHITEQGSFGKARLKADQEKVESFGQVIENAWLGRVLLSQVRQQPLIELIDGVQVTSLTQDQDEVQIEATRGGEYIHCLKAKLVIAADGRDSFCRQALGVGVDVHDYEQVAIVTAVQTSKPHNHVGFERFSHLGPLALLPLPGECRRSVVWPVTKGREHEWLGEENDQHFLNALQKTYGDRAGKFVKTGKRFSFPLSQVLAHKQAVGRVILMGNAAHTIHPVAGQGFNLCMRDVDVLVRYLNQQIANGRDLGEPEMLKAYEQARLADQKRVIKFCDSVVRGFSNQNPVLKLLRNTGLVAFDVIPGIKPLVANYAMGLKA, encoded by the coding sequence ATGCAACAAGACGTCATTATTGTAGGTGGTGGAATGGTTGGGCTAAGTTTGGCACTCATGTTGGCAAAGTCCAATATTGCAGTCAAACTGTTAGAAGCTGTTAAATATCCCAACTATGAAGATGGAAGCATTGCCCCTTATCACTCCAGCTTTGATGCTCGAAATACCGCACTTTCTCGTAGAACCGTACAAATATACCAAAAACTTGGACTCTGGGATGCACTACAAGAACATGCTACACCGATTTTAGAAGTGCATATCACTGAACAGGGTAGTTTTGGCAAAGCACGACTCAAAGCAGATCAAGAAAAAGTCGAAAGCTTTGGGCAGGTAATTGAAAATGCATGGCTCGGTCGAGTGTTGTTGTCACAAGTCCGTCAACAACCTTTAATCGAGCTAATTGATGGCGTACAAGTCACTTCATTAACACAAGATCAAGATGAAGTTCAGATCGAAGCAACCCGTGGCGGAGAGTACATTCATTGCCTTAAAGCAAAATTAGTGATAGCTGCGGATGGTCGAGATTCTTTTTGTCGTCAAGCATTGGGGGTTGGTGTAGACGTACATGATTATGAGCAAGTTGCCATCGTGACTGCTGTACAAACATCTAAACCGCATAATCATGTTGGTTTTGAGCGTTTTAGCCATTTAGGTCCTTTGGCATTATTACCTTTACCTGGCGAATGTCGTCGTTCAGTCGTTTGGCCTGTGACTAAAGGTAGGGAACATGAATGGCTCGGTGAGGAAAATGATCAACATTTCCTTAATGCATTGCAAAAAACCTATGGTGATCGGGCTGGAAAGTTTGTCAAAACAGGTAAACGTTTTAGCTTCCCATTGTCACAAGTCTTGGCGCATAAACAGGCGGTTGGGCGCGTAATTTTAATGGGTAATGCTGCACATACCATTCACCCAGTAGCAGGGCAAGGCTTTAACTTGTGTATGCGAGATGTCGATGTATTGGTGCGTTATTTAAATCAACAAATCGCCAATGGCAGAGATTTGGGTGAGCCTGAAATGCTTAAAGCCTATGAGCAAGCTCGTTTAGCAGATCAAAAGCGTGTCATCAAATTCTGTGATTCGGTAGTCCGTGGTTTTAGTAATCAAAATCCAGTCCTAAAACTTTTAAGAAATACAGGTTTAGTGGCGTTTGATGTGATTCCAGGTATTAAACCTTTGGTTGCAAACTATGCGATGGGGTTAAAAGCATGA
- a CDS encoding tetratricopeptide repeat protein: MHHTERLKRARKIAGGSTGTKRRYKKMLKPLLASCDAEACLLWWERYDGSEKEAKRIADITKFPAAISNLAEIYYQQNRLTEAFILYRQAAEQEDVHALYVLASAHRYGIDECTKDVDLAMWYENRADKAPRWDVWHGYNSTYIMNDFIQ, from the coding sequence ATGCATCATACCGAACGATTGAAACGCGCACGAAAAATTGCAGGTGGATCTACAGGAACGAAACGTCGCTATAAGAAAATGCTAAAGCCATTGCTTGCAAGTTGTGATGCTGAGGCGTGTTTATTGTGGTGGGAGAGATATGATGGTTCGGAAAAGGAAGCTAAAAGAATCGCTGATATCACAAAATTTCCTGCCGCAATTTCAAATTTGGCAGAGATTTATTATCAACAAAATCGTTTAACAGAAGCCTTTATATTGTATCGACAGGCAGCAGAGCAAGAAGATGTACATGCTTTATATGTGTTGGCAAGTGCACATCGTTATGGGATTGATGAATGTACCAAAGATGTGGATTTGGCGATGTGGTATGAAAATAGGGCAGATAAAGCCCCACGTTGGGATGTTTGGCATGGTTATAATTCAACATACATCATGAATGACTTTATACAATGA
- the pepP gene encoding Xaa-Pro aminopeptidase, with protein sequence MKLTQADFQERRDRLAEQMGPNSIAIIATSPEVMRNRDADYKFRADSSFFYLTGFAEPEAVAVIETDETGEDYIYSLFCRERNREMEIWNGYRAGIDGAIDDYDADEAYAIDLLDEEIIEKLLNKDKLFYRIGQRAEFDARVAKWIAKATGETRRGTSAPAQIVQLDRMIDEMRLHKSAKEIELMQIASDISAEAHTRAMQTVQPNMMEYALEAELNYIFGKNGCVPSYNSIVGGGENGCILHYVENNQPLKDGDLVLIDAACEYELYASDITRTFPVNGKFSPEQKALYQVVLDAQIAAIDAVRIGNSYKEPHHVAVKILVQGLLDLGIMQGDLEEIIETEKYRQFYMHGTGHWLGMDVHDVGTYKHGEDWRVYEEGMVVTVEPGLYIAPDDETVDVKWRGIGIRIEDDVVATANGPLVLTKNVVKSIEDIEALMAK encoded by the coding sequence ATGAAATTAACTCAAGCCGATTTTCAGGAACGTCGTGACCGCCTCGCAGAACAAATGGGTCCTAACAGTATTGCGATTATTGCTACTAGTCCAGAAGTGATGCGCAATCGAGATGCAGATTATAAATTTCGTGCGGACAGCAGTTTTTTCTATTTAACGGGATTTGCTGAACCTGAAGCGGTAGCAGTGATTGAAACTGACGAAACAGGTGAAGACTACATTTACAGTTTGTTCTGTCGTGAACGAAATCGTGAGATGGAAATTTGGAATGGTTATCGTGCTGGTATTGATGGTGCAATTGATGATTATGATGCAGACGAAGCCTATGCGATTGATTTATTAGATGAAGAGATCATCGAAAAATTACTCAACAAAGACAAATTATTTTATCGCATCGGACAACGTGCGGAGTTTGATGCTCGTGTAGCGAAATGGATTGCTAAAGCGACAGGTGAAACGCGTCGCGGAACGTCTGCACCTGCACAGATTGTGCAGTTAGATCGCATGATAGATGAAATGCGCTTACATAAATCAGCCAAAGAAATTGAGTTAATGCAGATTGCATCTGATATCAGTGCAGAAGCACATACGCGTGCCATGCAAACTGTACAGCCAAACATGATGGAATATGCTTTAGAGGCAGAATTGAATTATATTTTTGGTAAAAATGGCTGTGTTCCATCTTATAACAGCATCGTGGGTGGTGGTGAAAATGGGTGTATTTTGCATTATGTTGAAAATAATCAACCCTTAAAAGATGGTGATTTGGTTCTGATTGATGCAGCTTGTGAATATGAACTGTATGCCTCAGATATTACCCGTACTTTTCCTGTAAATGGTAAGTTTAGCCCTGAGCAAAAAGCATTGTATCAAGTTGTTTTAGATGCACAAATCGCTGCGATTGATGCTGTACGGATCGGAAATTCTTATAAAGAGCCACATCATGTTGCGGTGAAAATTCTCGTTCAAGGTTTACTTGATCTAGGCATTATGCAAGGTGATCTTGAAGAAATCATTGAAACTGAAAAATATCGTCAGTTCTATATGCATGGTACAGGACATTGGCTCGGTATGGATGTGCATGATGTAGGCACATATAAACATGGTGAAGATTGGCGTGTGTATGAAGAAGGTATGGTCGTAACGGTTGAGCCTGGTTTGTATATCGCACCTGATGATGAAACTGTGGATGTAAAATGGCGTGGCATCGGCATTCGTATCGAAGATGATGTGGTAGCAACTGCGAATGGACCCTTGGTTTTAACCAAAAATGTTGTGAAATCTATTGAAGATATTGAAGCGTTGATGGCAAAGTGA
- a CDS encoding UPF0149 family protein, giving the protein MQDDISGWSDWDQNFGQIEEISSPSELHGLLTGIVCVTEVPSRDEWLQILSTIDIPKINEDALAILTEEAEDIAHALSEDELDYLPLLPDDEHSLAERVQALADWCAGVVLGFGLASGHIRSDEQELIESLQDVASVEFDETDDDEEGEESYLELYEFVRLIPVSLSMGRKKIPVLESSLLQNFHSKMKSAIEASDSSNVVEVFTPYRPS; this is encoded by the coding sequence ATGCAAGACGATATTTCAGGTTGGTCAGATTGGGATCAAAATTTTGGTCAAATTGAAGAAATTTCAAGCCCAAGTGAGTTACATGGTTTACTCACAGGTATAGTTTGTGTTACTGAAGTGCCATCTCGTGATGAATGGTTACAAATTTTATCGACCATTGATATACCAAAAATCAACGAAGATGCTTTGGCAATCTTGACTGAAGAAGCAGAAGATATTGCACATGCCTTGTCAGAAGATGAATTAGACTATTTACCTTTACTTCCAGATGACGAACATAGCCTTGCTGAGCGTGTGCAGGCTTTGGCAGATTGGTGTGCAGGTGTGGTTTTAGGTTTTGGTTTGGCATCAGGACATATTCGCTCAGATGAACAAGAGTTGATCGAAAGCTTACAAGATGTGGCTTCAGTTGAATTTGATGAAACTGATGATGACGAAGAAGGCGAGGAAAGCTACTTAGAACTTTATGAGTTTGTCCGTTTGATTCCTGTGTCTTTGTCTATGGGACGTAAGAAAATTCCAGTGCTAGAAAGTTCTTTGTTGCAAAATTTTCATAGCAAAATGAAATCTGCAATTGAGGCATCAGACAGTAGCAATGTGGTAGAGGTTTTTACGCCATACCGCCCAAGCTAA
- a CDS encoding cell division protein ZapA, whose amino-acid sequence MSEVVVVELRLIEQIFRLSTTADQKAELERAGKLLNEKFQEFRRKAPNMEHNKLMIMVALELMQEVLSLNKSLQEYTHCERLLEEILKDVEKAV is encoded by the coding sequence ATGTCTGAAGTTGTTGTGGTTGAATTACGTTTAATTGAACAAATTTTTCGCCTCAGTACTACTGCTGATCAGAAAGCTGAGCTTGAACGTGCAGGTAAATTATTGAATGAAAAATTTCAAGAATTTCGACGTAAAGCACCCAATATGGAACATAACAAACTCATGATCATGGTGGCGTTGGAGTTAATGCAAGAAGTTTTGTCTTTAAACAAGTCCTTACAAGAATATACACATTGTGAACGTTTACTTGAGGAAATTTTAAAAGACGTTGAAAAAGCTGTATAA